The stretch of DNA CTTAAAACAAGCTTTAAAAGATTCTTTTCCCTGGTTGAATCCTCCCGATCACAAATTTTGCCAGTTCGGTTCATGGGTAGGCTCAGACCGTGATGGTAATCCATCAGTAACACCAGAAGTTACTTGGCAAACTGCCTGCTACCAACGGGGTTTGGTGCTGGAAAAATATATCCAATCTTTACGGCAACTCACAGATCTTTTAAGCTTGTCGTTGCACTGGAGCGACGTTTTGCCAGAGTTACTGGAATCTTTGGAGCAGGATCGTGGGCGGATGCCAGAAGTATATGAGCGTCTGGCAGTTCGCTACAGGCAAGAACCTTATCGGCTGAAGCTGGCTTACATCTTGGCGCGGTTAGAAAATAGTCGCGATCGCAACTCCCAACTTGCCTATGGCGAAAAACAAAAATGGCAAAACTCAGATACCTACGCCAAAAGTTTTTACCGCACTGGTGAAGAGTTTTTAGCAGAGTTGCAACTAATTCAGCACAACCTAAAAGAAACAGGTTTAAGTTGCCGTGATTTAGAGAATTTGATTTGTCAGGTGGAAATTTATGGATTTAATCTGGCACATCTTGATATTCGTCAGGAAAGTTCTCGCCATTCGGATACTATCAACGAAATTGTTGAATATCTCCAAGTTTTACATAAGCCCTACAACGAACTAACAGAAGCAGAGCGATCGCTTTGGTTGGCAACAGAACTGCAAACTAAACGCCCATTAATTCCATCGGAACTGCCGTTTTCCCAAAAGACTTCTGAAACAGTTGAAAGCTTCCGAATGCTGCGGCAGTTGCACCAAGAATTTGGTTCTCAAATCTGCCAAACTTACGTGATCAGCATGAGTCATGATGTTAGCGATCTTTTAGAGGTGTTGCTACTAGCTAAAGAAGCTGGTTTATATGACCCCAGTACAGGTATCACTAGCTTGCAGGTAGTACCTTTATTTGAAACGGTCGAAGATTTGAAACGCGCCCCAGCAGTGATGGAATCGCTGTTTGAACTGCCTTTCTATCGGGCATTACTTGCTGGAGGTTATGAAGCTTTTGCTCAAACTAATAGTGAACAAAAACAACCCCAAATTATTAATTCTCAATCCCAAACACCAAACATAACATCTTCCTCAGCTATTACACCTCACTTACAAGAAGTGATGCTTGGTTATTCTGATAGCAATAAAGATTCTGGTTTCTTAAGCAGTAATTGGGAAATTCACAAAGCGCAAAAAGCTTTGCAAAAAATTGCTGAGATGTATGATCTTAATCTACGCATTTTCCACGGACGCGGTGGTTCAGTAGGTCGTGGTGGTGGGCCTGCCTATGAAGCGATCTTGGCTCAACCAGGTCATACAATTAAGGGTCGGATTAAGATTACAGAACAGGGAGAAGTTTTAGCTTCTAAGTATTCTCTACCAGAATTAGCTCTGTATAATCTGGAAACAGTGACAACGGCTGTAATTAAAGCGAGTTTGCTCGGAACCAGCTTTGATGACATTCAGCCTTGGAATGAAATTATGGAAGAATTGTCAGTGCGATCGCGCGCTCATTATCGCTCCTTAATTTATGAACAGACTGATTTAGTAGACTTCTTCCACCAAGTCACACCAATTGAAGAAATTAGCCAACTGCAAATTAGTTCTCGTCCAGCCCGTCGTGGTGGTAAGAAAGATTTAGCCAGTTTGCGGGCGATTCCTTGGGTATTTAGCTGGACGCAAAGCCGTTTCCTACTACCTTCTTGGTATGGTGTTGGTACAGCCTTGCAGGAGTTTTTAAACGAAGAACCAGACGAAAACCTCAACCTGCTGCGCTACTTCTACTTCAAATGGCCGTTCTTTAAAATGGCAATTTCTAGAGTAGAGATGACTTTGGCAAAAGTAGATCTACAGATGGCTCACCATTACGTGCGTGAATTATCTAAACCTGAAGATATTGAACGTTTTGAAGCTTTGTTTGATCAGATTGCCAAGGAATACAACTTAGTTTGCGAGCTTGTGCTGACTATTACTGGTCATAAACGGCTTTTAGACGGAGATCCAGAATTGCAGCGTTCTGTACAGCTACGAAATGGTAGCATTGTTCCTCTGGGTTTCTTACAAGTTTCTTTATTGAAACGTCTGCGTGAACACGGCAAGCTTACTACAACTGGTGTTGTACACTCCCGATATAGTAAAGGTGAATTGCTGCGCGGAGCGTTATTAACTATCAACGGAATTGCTGCTGGTATGCGAAATACAGGCTGAGCGATCAATTAACAATTATCAATTATCAATGAACAATTACTCGAATACAAAACCAGGATTTTGAGTTATGGAAAATTCAAAAATTCTGCCTTATTTCAACCATACAACTTTAGTTGTAGGATAATTGATAATTGTTCATTGTTTATTGCTAATTGTTTAAAAAGCGAGTCTTAATTTGTACCTTTGTGGCACTAACATCTGGATTGTCTGGTGCATACTTAGGCGGTAAAATTAATCTGCTTGCCCATCAAAATCAGTGCAATCAAAACACAAAACAGTACTTATTATTACCAGGTATTAGTCAAATCTGCAAAACCTGGGTGACACCCAAGGCACTTTGGCAGGGTAGCACTACTGGCTTATGGATGGGGACAATTTTGGGAGCTTTTGTTGGTGGCTTGGCAACGCGCCGTCCACCAGATAGAAAGGATTCTAGTGATGCTAACGAGCTTTAAAAAAGATTGTAGTTTCTTAATCAGAAAATTAGTTGAGGAAGAGAGTCGGACATAAGCCGGGTTCTGTTCATCAAACGTGGCTTTCACCACCTTTGAGGGCAGTTATCTATCTGGGACGTTTGTTACCAAACGCCTCAAGCGGTTTTAACATCGGAACCGGAAAAAGACCAACCTTGGTTCCTTCCTTGCTCCCAACCGGGGTTTACCGAGCCAGCACCTCTCGATGCTGCTGGTGCGCTCTTACCGCACCTTTGCACCCTTACCTATTAGCGATTAGCTTTATAGTGAACAGCTAATTGCTTCATCGGCGGTATCTTTCTGTGGCACTATCCTCACGGTCACCCGCACTGGGCGTTACCCAGCAAGTCTGGTCTTTGAGGAGCCCGGACTTTCCTCAGATCTACCTCACCAGTAAATCCGCAACTGCCTGCGCCTACTCTCTCCGTAATTCAGTTTACTAAATTTAATCAAATTTGCTTAACGATTTATAGCAGATCCTTTTGGCTGAA from Oculatellaceae cyanobacterium encodes:
- a CDS encoding phosphoenolpyruvate carboxylase — protein: MSSLLHTHDQELTVTSASDLFLRHRLKVVEDLWESVLRQECGQELVDLLKQLRSLCSPEGQTPELPETSVPKLIEKLDLNSAIRASRAFALYFQLINIVEQHYEQREQQLSLRTNQHLPTTNKAVLPELSSSVPISTAPNIGSVEELQANSPNNNLGADLLEKTLQDNGVPPRDQGTFHWLFPYLRSMNVPPQHIQRLLNNLEIRLVFTAHPTEIVRHTIRGKQRRIAHLLQQLDQAEEGMNSLGLNYSLEAQTFEEQLTEEIRLWWRTDELHQFKPTVIDEVDYTLHYFEQVLFAAIPQLSRRLKQALKDSFPWLNPPDHKFCQFGSWVGSDRDGNPSVTPEVTWQTACYQRGLVLEKYIQSLRQLTDLLSLSLHWSDVLPELLESLEQDRGRMPEVYERLAVRYRQEPYRLKLAYILARLENSRDRNSQLAYGEKQKWQNSDTYAKSFYRTGEEFLAELQLIQHNLKETGLSCRDLENLICQVEIYGFNLAHLDIRQESSRHSDTINEIVEYLQVLHKPYNELTEAERSLWLATELQTKRPLIPSELPFSQKTSETVESFRMLRQLHQEFGSQICQTYVISMSHDVSDLLEVLLLAKEAGLYDPSTGITSLQVVPLFETVEDLKRAPAVMESLFELPFYRALLAGGYEAFAQTNSEQKQPQIINSQSQTPNITSSSAITPHLQEVMLGYSDSNKDSGFLSSNWEIHKAQKALQKIAEMYDLNLRIFHGRGGSVGRGGGPAYEAILAQPGHTIKGRIKITEQGEVLASKYSLPELALYNLETVTTAVIKASLLGTSFDDIQPWNEIMEELSVRSRAHYRSLIYEQTDLVDFFHQVTPIEEISQLQISSRPARRGGKKDLASLRAIPWVFSWTQSRFLLPSWYGVGTALQEFLNEEPDENLNLLRYFYFKWPFFKMAISRVEMTLAKVDLQMAHHYVRELSKPEDIERFEALFDQIAKEYNLVCELVLTITGHKRLLDGDPELQRSVQLRNGSIVPLGFLQVSLLKRLREHGKLTTTGVVHSRYSKGELLRGALLTINGIAAGMRNTG